One window of Deltaproteobacteria bacterium genomic DNA carries:
- the sppA gene encoding signal peptide peptidase SppA, with translation MKKFWLWFLLLGGAAFVVLGMAVFALFGSPSIPLGGDLALIEIEGPLYEAQPILKQFAKVYDRDDLKAVVIRVNSPGGTVAASQEIHDAVSRLREKSKKVVISMGTVAASGGYYLAAPADWIVANPGTITGSIGVRLEYLNVEDILKWVRLKRETLKSGTYKDIGSPIRPMTPEEKGMLEAILKDMHAQFKEAVAAGRGLSAEEVEAIADGRVFTGREALRKKLVDQLGSLEAAYKKAGELAGIKGEPKVVTVPKEKEGLLDYLLGDASSGLRQVLNRSLLQASAGGVLPVYQW, from the coding sequence ATGAAGAAATTCTGGCTCTGGTTTCTGTTGTTGGGGGGGGCGGCCTTTGTGGTCTTGGGGATGGCCGTTTTTGCCTTGTTTGGGAGTCCTTCTATCCCCCTCGGAGGGGATCTGGCGCTCATTGAAATCGAAGGCCCCCTTTATGAAGCGCAACCGATCCTCAAGCAGTTTGCCAAGGTTTACGACCGTGATGACCTGAAGGCGGTTGTGATCCGGGTCAATTCCCCCGGAGGGACAGTCGCCGCTTCCCAGGAGATCCACGATGCCGTCTCCCGTCTCCGGGAAAAATCGAAAAAGGTTGTCATCTCTATGGGAACAGTAGCCGCCTCCGGTGGCTATTATCTCGCGGCCCCTGCCGACTGGATTGTGGCCAATCCCGGAACGATCACCGGCAGTATCGGAGTTCGTCTGGAATACCTGAATGTGGAGGATATCCTCAAGTGGGTTCGCCTGAAGAGGGAGACCCTGAAGAGTGGGACCTATAAAGACATCGGGTCGCCGATCCGTCCGATGACCCCGGAGGAAAAAGGGATGTTGGAGGCTATTTTAAAAGATATGCATGCCCAGTTCAAGGAGGCGGTGGCGGCGGGGCGGGGACTCTCTGCGGAAGAGGTGGAGGCGATTGCGGATGGGCGCGTCTTTACCGGCAGGGAGGCTTTGAGGAAAAAACTGGTTGATCAACTCGGCTCTTTGGAGGCGGCTTACAAAAAGGCGGGGGAGCTTGCCGGAATCAAGGGGGAACCCAAGGTGGTGACCGTTCCGAAAGAGAAAGAAGGCCTGCTGGACTATCTCTTGGGTGACGCTTCCTCCGGACTCCGTCAGGTCTTGAACCGCTCTTTGTTGCAGGCCTCGGCTGGAGGAGTTTTACCTGTTTACCAATGGTAG
- a CDS encoding 30S ribosomal protein S1, whose translation MTSDNSLESKGDSPKENFAELFENSLKRELAQEGDIVTGTVIKMTPDYAVIDFSYKCEGTVPLSEFAGARGEVALKEGDTVDVYFEMIDEETGLAVLSKTKADALKVWDNLVEISEKEGVVEGTVLCKVKGGLSVDVGVKAFLPGSQIDIRPVTQLDRLVGKKFKFKILKLNKRKGNIIVSRRALLEQDRGAYREESLQNVREGEVVAGHVKNITDYGVFVDLGGVDGLLHITDMTWGRIGHPSEVCKIGSEIKVKILKVDPESGKVSLGLKQLLPDPWEGVEKRYVEGGKIKGKVVNLTDYGAFLELERGVEGLVHVSEMSWNKKVRQPSKILSLGDLVEAVILDLDPAGRRISLGMKQVLPNPWETLAEKYPIGTKFKGEVKNTTDFGFFIGLSEEIDGLVHISDLSWVKPWRHPQELYKKGDTLEVVVLNIDKDNERFSLGVKQLTEDIWPQVQKEYAVGEKVKGTLVSVGEKGVIVELQEGVEGFIAKTDFPEEKQANPEEHFKLKEKLDVVVHSLDEREHKITLGLHCKGAGSSKEEAKKKVKGKKA comes from the coding sequence ATGACATCAGACAACTCCCTCGAAAGTAAGGGTGATTCCCCCAAGGAAAATTTTGCGGAGCTCTTTGAAAACAGTCTCAAACGGGAACTGGCCCAGGAGGGGGACATTGTCACCGGCACGGTGATCAAGATGACCCCCGATTATGCCGTTATTGATTTCAGTTACAAGTGTGAAGGGACGGTTCCTTTGAGTGAATTTGCCGGCGCCCGTGGTGAAGTGGCTTTAAAGGAAGGGGATACGGTAGATGTCTACTTTGAGATGATTGATGAAGAGACAGGGCTTGCCGTTCTTTCCAAAACCAAAGCGGATGCGCTGAAGGTCTGGGACAATCTTGTTGAGATCTCCGAAAAGGAGGGGGTTGTGGAAGGGACGGTTCTCTGCAAGGTCAAAGGGGGGCTCTCTGTCGATGTTGGTGTGAAGGCGTTTCTGCCCGGCTCCCAGATTGATATCCGCCCGGTCACTCAGTTGGACCGCCTGGTCGGCAAAAAATTCAAATTCAAGATTCTGAAACTGAACAAACGGAAGGGGAACATCATTGTCTCCCGTCGCGCCCTCCTCGAACAGGACCGGGGGGCCTATCGTGAAGAATCTCTCCAGAATGTTCGTGAGGGGGAGGTTGTTGCCGGTCATGTCAAGAATATCACCGATTACGGGGTCTTCGTCGATCTGGGTGGCGTCGATGGGCTCTTGCATATCACCGACATGACCTGGGGGCGGATCGGTCATCCTTCCGAGGTTTGCAAGATCGGGAGCGAGATCAAGGTGAAGATCCTCAAGGTGGATCCGGAAAGCGGCAAGGTTTCCCTGGGGCTCAAACAACTTCTTCCGGACCCCTGGGAAGGGGTTGAGAAGAGGTACGTGGAGGGAGGCAAGATCAAGGGGAAGGTGGTCAATCTTACGGATTACGGCGCCTTTCTTGAACTGGAGAGAGGGGTCGAAGGGTTGGTTCATGTCTCTGAGATGAGTTGGAACAAGAAGGTGAGACAGCCTTCCAAGATTCTTTCCTTGGGGGATCTCGTGGAGGCGGTCATCCTGGATCTGGACCCGGCCGGCCGGCGGATCTCGCTCGGGATGAAACAGGTGTTGCCCAATCCCTGGGAGACACTGGCGGAGAAATACCCGATCGGGACAAAGTTCAAGGGGGAGGTCAAAAACACCACCGACTTTGGTTTCTTTATCGGTCTTTCCGAGGAGATTGATGGTCTGGTCCATATTTCGGACCTCTCCTGGGTCAAGCCTTGGCGGCATCCCCAGGAGCTTTACAAAAAGGGGGATACGCTCGAGGTTGTGGTCCTCAATATTGACAAGGATAATGAGAGATTCTCCCTGGGGGTGAAGCAGTTGACGGAGGATATTTGGCCGCAAGTCCAGAAGGAATATGCGGTCGGAGAAAAGGTCAAGGGGACCCTTGTTTCTGTCGGGGAAAAAGGGGTTATTGTGGAATTACAGGAAGGCGTTGAAGGATTCATTGCCAAAACCGACTTTCCTGAGGAGAAACAGGCCAACCCGGAAGAACATTTTAAGTTAAAAGAAAAACTGGATGTTGTTGTCCACTCCCTTGACGAGAGAGAACACAAGATCACACTCGGCCTTCACTGCAAGGGGGCTGGTTCGTCCAAGGAGGAGGCTAAGAAAAAGGTAAAAGGGAAAAAGGCTTGA
- the aroA gene encoding 3-phosphoshikimate 1-carboxyvinyltransferase, with translation MKSLIISPLRKPMAGVVTVPGDKSISHRALIFGAIAEGITQITGLLEADDVMKTVEILKELGVTITRQRPGQWRVKGVGLRGLRAPKKILYCGNSGTTLRLMTGLLSGQPFQSVLTGDASLNARPMGRVIEPLQRMGARIVEEKKNDLRLIRIKGSPLKGISYTLPVASAQLKSAILLAGLCATGPTTVIEPTPSRDHTERMLSAFGLSLKKEGKKTTLVAGQKLKGIRVLVPGDLSSAAFFVVASLLQSFKTKSLTIRGVGINPTRTGFLDVIKIMGGRIQLEKQKIVAGEPMADLKVFPSVLKGTAIRGALIPRLIDEIPILALAALMAKGETIIQDAAELRVKETDRIKAMATEFSRVIHPKAGGALKELVDGLKIRGERRFKGRPVKSYGDHRIAMSLTIAGLLGEGIMRVQDTDCIGTSFPTFVPLLRRLTGSVREIGD, from the coding sequence ATGAAGTCACTCATTATTTCGCCTCTTAGAAAACCAATGGCCGGGGTTGTTACGGTTCCCGGAGATAAATCGATCTCCCACCGGGCCCTCATCTTTGGCGCGATTGCCGAAGGGATCACGCAAATTACCGGGCTTTTGGAGGCGGACGATGTCATGAAAACAGTGGAGATCCTCAAAGAACTCGGGGTGACGATTACAAGACAGAGACCGGGACAATGGCGGGTCAAGGGGGTTGGGCTTCGCGGATTGAGGGCCCCCAAAAAGATTCTTTATTGCGGCAATTCAGGGACAACCCTTCGTTTGATGACCGGGTTGCTCTCCGGCCAACCTTTTCAATCGGTCCTGACGGGGGATGCCTCTCTGAATGCGCGGCCGATGGGAAGGGTTATTGAACCTCTTCAAAGGATGGGGGCCAGGATCGTTGAAGAAAAGAAAAATGATTTGCGGCTGATCCGAATCAAGGGATCTCCTTTAAAGGGGATCTCTTACACCCTGCCGGTTGCCTCGGCCCAACTCAAGTCCGCCATTCTGCTCGCCGGCCTTTGTGCGACAGGGCCGACAACGGTGATCGAACCGACGCCTAGCCGTGACCATACCGAAAGAATGCTCTCCGCCTTCGGACTCTCTTTGAAGAAAGAGGGAAAAAAAACAACACTCGTGGCGGGGCAGAAATTAAAGGGGATCCGGGTTTTGGTGCCAGGGGATCTCTCCTCGGCGGCATTTTTTGTCGTGGCCTCCCTCCTTCAATCGTTCAAGACAAAGAGTCTGACGATCCGCGGCGTCGGGATTAACCCGACCCGTACCGGTTTTCTGGATGTGATTAAAATCATGGGGGGGAGGATCCAGTTGGAGAAACAGAAGATTGTGGCGGGTGAGCCGATGGCTGATCTGAAGGTTTTCCCCTCAGTCCTTAAAGGGACAGCGATCAGGGGGGCCCTGATCCCCCGGTTGATCGACGAGATTCCGATCCTCGCCCTTGCGGCCCTGATGGCGAAAGGGGAAACAATCATTCAGGATGCGGCCGAATTGAGGGTGAAGGAGACGGACCGGATCAAGGCGATGGCCACCGAATTCTCAAGGGTGATTCACCCGAAGGCTGGCGGCGCCCTGAAAGAACTTGTCGACGGACTCAAAATCAGGGGGGAACGTCGTTTCAAGGGGAGACCGGTCAAGAGCTACGGGGATCACCGAATCGCCATGTCACTGACCATTGCCGGATTGTTGGGGGAGGGGATCATGCGGGTGCAGGATACCGATTGTATCGGGACTTCATTCCCCACATTTGTCCCCCTCCTGAGAAGGCTGACCGGTTCGGTCAGGGAAATTGGGGACTAG
- a CDS encoding prephenate dehydrogenase/arogenate dehydrogenase family protein, whose protein sequence is MNFLFNKVVVVGLGQIGGSIAWALKKNRVARQVIGLDRDAKTLRIAKRLGMIDAKVGGDGESWAESEGLGVTPSTLWQCLSTRDRATRSQDPPSNLIILAIPVSEIRLFFKNLRKVKNKISCKKGLIFMDVGSTKETIVRAAAKGLPKRSFYVGAHPIAGTEKVGIGGADPKLFKGRRCLLMPLPGTARAVLHRIEKLWRRLGATVQPMNPKKHDRILSFTSHLPHMIAYSLLPVVTQSIGGVSEVRQWLEGCATQGCSTQGCATQGSLRDATRVTASSPQMWRDISVENSENIVQAVEAFQKQLTLLKKKILRREGKELERTFASVKKLKEKLS, encoded by the coding sequence ATGAATTTTCTTTTTAATAAAGTGGTTGTGGTCGGGCTCGGTCAGATTGGCGGATCGATCGCCTGGGCCTTGAAGAAGAATCGGGTCGCCCGTCAGGTCATTGGGCTTGATCGGGATGCCAAGACATTGAGGATTGCAAAAAGATTGGGGATGATTGATGCGAAGGTGGGTGGCGATGGGGAGTCCTGGGCCGAAAGCGAAGGCTTGGGTGTAACACCCTCAACCTTATGGCAGTGCCTGAGCACGAGGGACAGGGCGACCCGGAGCCAGGACCCACCTTCCAATCTCATTATTCTCGCCATCCCCGTCTCCGAAATCCGCCTCTTTTTTAAAAATCTGCGGAAGGTGAAAAACAAAATTTCCTGCAAAAAGGGGCTGATCTTCATGGATGTCGGGAGTACAAAAGAGACAATCGTCCGGGCGGCGGCCAAGGGGCTGCCGAAAAGGAGTTTTTACGTTGGGGCCCACCCGATTGCCGGGACGGAGAAGGTCGGGATTGGTGGGGCCGACCCAAAGCTCTTTAAAGGAAGGCGGTGTCTTCTGATGCCACTCCCAGGAACAGCCCGTGCCGTTCTCCATCGCATCGAAAAACTCTGGCGTCGTCTCGGGGCCACGGTTCAACCGATGAATCCAAAGAAACACGACCGGATCCTTTCCTTCACGAGCCATCTGCCCCATATGATCGCCTACAGTCTGTTGCCGGTGGTGACGCAATCAATCGGCGGTGTTAGTGAGGTCCGTCAATGGCTGGAAGGGTGTGCCACCCAAGGGTGTTCCACCCAAGGGTGCGCCACCCAAGGATCTCTTCGTGACGCCACCCGGGTGACTGCCAGCTCCCCGCAGATGTGGCGGGATATCTCGGTGGAAAACAGTGAAAACATTGTCCAGGCCGTAGAGGCCTTTCAAAAACAGTTGACCCTCCTCAAGAAGAAAATTCTTCGAAGAGAAGGGAAGGAGCTAGAGCGTACCTTTGCCTCCGTTAAAAAGTTGAAAGAGAAACTCTCATGA
- the pheA gene encoding prephenate dehydratase yields the protein MSKEKLTRLRRAIDRIDQKILSLLNDRARIVQKIGSFKKETSDEFYSPNREKKILERLKSLNKGPFPNHAVPVVFKEIFSASLAMQAPMKVAYLGPAATFTHVAALRHFGRSAELVPQGSIAKVFEEVEHSRAEFGVVGIENSTEGVVGQTLDQFLSATLKISAEITLPISHHLMARASLRSGEIRRIYSHPQAVGQCREWLEENCPDAMIREVESTAAAAQRAAEEKGSAAIASEYAAELYNLKILKRSIEDHPNNFTRFLVIGRKVMSPSGHDKTSLLFSVKDEPGILYKMLEPFSRAGINLTKIESRPLARLKSGRLPLGKWEYIFFLDIEGHQKETKIQKAIRALELKCHFLKVLGSYPKSS from the coding sequence ATGTCCAAAGAGAAACTGACTCGACTGCGCCGGGCGATTGACCGGATCGATCAAAAGATCCTTTCACTCCTCAACGACCGGGCCCGGATTGTTCAAAAAATAGGTTCCTTCAAGAAGGAAACCAGCGACGAGTTCTATTCCCCCAACCGGGAAAAAAAGATTTTGGAGAGACTCAAGAGTTTAAACAAGGGGCCTTTTCCGAATCATGCCGTTCCCGTCGTCTTTAAGGAGATTTTTTCCGCTTCCCTGGCGATGCAAGCCCCGATGAAGGTGGCCTACCTGGGTCCGGCGGCGACATTCACGCACGTGGCGGCGCTCCGGCATTTTGGACGGTCCGCCGAGTTGGTGCCCCAAGGCTCCATTGCCAAGGTTTTTGAGGAGGTTGAGCATTCAAGAGCCGAATTTGGCGTCGTGGGGATTGAAAATTCCACAGAGGGGGTTGTCGGCCAGACGCTTGACCAGTTTTTGAGTGCAACCCTCAAAATTTCTGCCGAGATTACCTTGCCGATTTCCCATCATCTAATGGCCAGGGCCAGTCTCCGTTCGGGAGAAATTCGCAGGATTTATTCTCATCCCCAGGCGGTCGGTCAGTGCCGGGAGTGGTTGGAGGAGAATTGTCCCGATGCCATGATTCGGGAAGTGGAAAGCACCGCCGCGGCGGCTCAAAGGGCGGCTGAAGAAAAAGGAAGCGCCGCTATCGCGAGCGAATATGCCGCGGAACTTTACAATCTTAAAATCCTCAAACGCTCTATCGAGGATCACCCCAATAATTTTACGCGCTTTCTGGTGATCGGGCGGAAGGTGATGTCTCCCTCCGGGCACGATAAAACATCGCTTCTTTTTTCTGTCAAGGACGAGCCCGGCATCCTCTACAAAATGCTGGAGCCGTTTTCCCGTGCCGGCATCAACCTGACCAAGATTGAATCCCGTCCCTTGGCTCGTTTGAAAAGCGGACGGTTGCCGCTCGGAAAATGGGAGTATATCTTCTTTCTGGATATCGAGGGACATCAGAAGGAAACAAAGATTCAAAAGGCGATCCGGGCCCTGGAGTTGAAATGTCACTTCTTAAAAGTTCTTGGTTCGTATCCCAAGAGTTCATAA
- a CDS encoding DedA family protein — translation MEAFWEFLASAVGFFWHLDLYLNEGVAFFGPWIYLLLFLIVFCETGLVVTPFLPGDSLLFAVGALAALDHSPLNLFLLAVVLVSAAILGDTVNYTVGSRIGTRVFQRERAIRPSRWLNRKHLMATQLFYEKHGGKTIILARFLPIIRTFAPFVAGVGKMEYRRFATFNVTGGLFWVLSFLLGGYYFGNIPVIQRNFEFVVVGIIFVSCLPLVIRLLKSSLG, via the coding sequence ATGGAAGCCTTCTGGGAATTCCTGGCGAGTGCCGTCGGCTTTTTCTGGCATCTGGACCTTTATCTGAATGAAGGGGTCGCCTTTTTTGGCCCCTGGATCTACCTCTTGCTCTTCCTCATTGTCTTTTGTGAGACCGGTCTGGTGGTGACGCCGTTCCTTCCGGGGGATTCCCTCCTTTTTGCCGTCGGCGCCCTGGCCGCCCTTGACCACTCTCCCCTCAATCTTTTCCTTCTTGCCGTTGTCCTTGTCAGTGCCGCCATCCTGGGGGACACTGTCAACTATACGGTGGGGTCCCGTATCGGGACGCGGGTTTTTCAGAGGGAAAGGGCGATTCGCCCAAGCCGCTGGTTGAACAGAAAGCACCTTATGGCGACACAGCTTTTTTACGAAAAACATGGTGGCAAGACGATTATTCTGGCCCGGTTTTTACCAATCATCCGGACCTTTGCCCCCTTTGTGGCCGGGGTTGGGAAAATGGAATACCGCCGGTTTGCCACCTTCAATGTCACGGGCGGGCTGTTTTGGGTCCTTTCCTTTTTGTTGGGGGGGTATTATTTTGGCAACATCCCTGTCATCCAACGGAACTTTGAATTTGTCGTGGTCGGGATCATCTTCGTTTCCTGCCTCCCACTCGTTATCCGGCTCCTCAAATCCTCCCTTGGGTGA
- a CDS encoding nucleoside deaminase, producing the protein MTPTQNNQRLALTVQLAIKNARRGGGPFAAIVTTDKGKIVAIGVNQVMMKKDPTAHAEIVAIRQACRKLNTHHLKGYRLYTSSAPCILCFGAIYWSGLKKIYAASSKKRAENFGFDEGPVSPSLWKAALREKRIRYTLKIPPGIDPAKPFLVYKKAGGKVY; encoded by the coding sequence ATGACACCCACTCAAAACAATCAGCGTCTGGCCTTGACCGTCCAACTCGCCATCAAAAACGCGCGGCGAGGGGGTGGCCCCTTTGCCGCCATTGTCACCACTGACAAGGGAAAGATCGTAGCGATCGGCGTCAATCAGGTGATGATGAAAAAAGACCCGACCGCCCACGCAGAAATTGTCGCTATCCGCCAAGCCTGCCGGAAGTTGAACACTCATCATCTGAAAGGGTATCGGCTCTACACCAGCAGTGCCCCCTGTATCCTCTGCTTTGGGGCGATTTATTGGTCCGGACTGAAGAAAATTTATGCCGCTTCGTCCAAGAAAAGGGCGGAAAATTTTGGATTTGATGAAGGGCCCGTCAGCCCCTCCCTCTGGAAGGCCGCCTTGAGAGAGAAAAGGATCCGTTACACCCTCAAAATACCTCCCGGCATCGATCCCGCTAAACCATTCCTGGTCTATAAAAAGGCTGGTGGGAAAGTTTACTAG
- a CDS encoding adenine phosphoribosyltransferase has product MTTPIDLKSKIRDVPDFPKPGIVFKDITPLLADVTAFQQVIDTLAKRYATRQIDYCVGIESRGFIFAAALAYRIDAGFVPVRKKGKLPFKTESVEYALEYGTDKIEMHRDAVSKGSRVLVVDDVLATGGTASATCQLIEKCGGTVVESAFVIELGFLKGREKLKRREIFSLIRY; this is encoded by the coding sequence ATGACGACACCGATCGACCTCAAATCCAAAATCCGCGATGTTCCGGACTTTCCCAAACCAGGAATCGTTTTTAAGGATATCACGCCGCTTTTGGCGGATGTGACCGCCTTTCAGCAGGTGATCGACACCTTGGCCAAGCGGTATGCCACCCGACAGATCGATTACTGTGTCGGGATTGAATCGCGTGGTTTTATCTTTGCTGCCGCCTTGGCCTATCGGATTGATGCCGGCTTTGTCCCGGTCCGGAAGAAGGGAAAACTTCCCTTCAAGACGGAAAGTGTCGAGTATGCCCTGGAGTACGGAACGGATAAAATCGAGATGCACCGGGATGCGGTCTCCAAGGGGAGCCGGGTGCTGGTAGTCGATGACGTCCTCGCCACCGGCGGGACGGCCAGCGCGACCTGCCAGCTCATTGAAAAATGTGGCGGGACGGTTGTGGAATCCGCCTTTGTGATCGAACTGGGGTTTCTGAAAGGCCGTGAAAAACTAAAAAGGCGGGAGATCTTTTCCCTGATACGGTACTGA
- a CDS encoding peptidoglycan DD-metalloendopeptidase family protein has translation MAGCAKVYVRTGLYYRMQSGDSLTSLARTYGVTVQELAEINDIEDSKDLKPGDRVFIPTRARKTKTVKPLAKGVAEEKIVFDRGRFAWPIHGRLTSRFGMRNGTRHDGIDIASPHGTPIHAASAGQVVYSQRLRGYGHLILVKHKDGFFTAYAHLSQYLVKKGKRVKKGQVIGKVGATGRATGPHLHFEVRKGRVARNPLFFLPKL, from the coding sequence ATGGCCGGGTGTGCCAAGGTTTATGTCCGGACAGGGTTATACTACCGGATGCAATCGGGTGATTCTCTGACCTCCCTGGCTCGCACTTATGGGGTCACCGTTCAGGAACTGGCGGAAATTAACGATATTGAGGATTCCAAGGATCTCAAACCGGGGGACCGCGTTTTTATCCCGACGAGGGCCAGAAAAACAAAAACGGTCAAACCGCTTGCCAAGGGGGTTGCCGAAGAAAAGATCGTGTTTGATCGGGGCCGTTTTGCCTGGCCGATTCATGGCCGGCTGACCAGCCGGTTTGGGATGAGGAACGGGACCCGTCATGATGGGATCGATATCGCCTCCCCCCACGGGACCCCTATCCATGCCGCCTCTGCGGGGCAGGTGGTCTATAGTCAGCGGCTCCGAGGGTATGGCCATCTGATCCTGGTCAAACATAAGGACGGTTTTTTTACTGCGTATGCCCACCTTTCCCAGTATTTGGTGAAAAAGGGGAAAAGGGTCAAGAAAGGGCAGGTGATCGGCAAGGTGGGGGCGACCGGGAGGGCGACCGGCCCGCATCTACACTTTGAAGTCCGTAAAGGGAGGGTGGCCAGAAATCCCCTTTTCTTTTTGCCCAAGCTGTAA
- a CDS encoding protein-L-isoaspartate(D-aspartate) O-methyltransferase, which yields MAYHVARRKMVEEQLIARGIRDPRVLEIMGTIPRHEFVQEALIPQAYNDHPLNIGHHQTISQPYIVGLMTESLALKGDEKVLEIGTGCGYQTAILAALAGKVYSMERITPLSNKARQLLHRMGYQNITLRGGDGSEGWADEAPFDGILVTAASPQIPQSLVEQLAFRGRLIIPLGNEESQELSLLEKTKEGVQQRSLGRCRFVKLIGQHGFPP from the coding sequence ATCGCCTACCATGTTGCCCGCCGCAAGATGGTTGAGGAGCAGTTGATCGCCAGGGGAATTCGCGACCCACGGGTGCTGGAAATTATGGGGACGATCCCTCGGCACGAATTTGTCCAGGAGGCGCTCATCCCCCAGGCCTACAACGATCACCCGCTCAATATCGGCCATCACCAAACTATTTCGCAGCCGTACATTGTTGGGCTGATGACGGAGAGCCTCGCTCTGAAAGGGGACGAGAAGGTTCTGGAGATCGGGACCGGTTGTGGGTACCAAACGGCGATTCTGGCGGCCCTGGCCGGGAAAGTTTACTCCATGGAGAGGATTACACCTCTCTCCAACAAGGCACGCCAACTCCTCCACCGAATGGGGTACCAGAACATTACCCTTCGCGGGGGGGATGGTTCGGAGGGGTGGGCCGACGAGGCCCCCTTTGACGGCATCCTGGTCACGGCCGCTTCTCCCCAGATTCCGCAATCTCTCGTGGAACAACTCGCCTTCCGGGGGCGGTTGATCATCCCGCTTGGCAATGAAGAGAGTCAGGAACTTTCTTTGCTTGAAAAGACAAAGGAGGGTGTTCAACAACGGTCACTCGGGAGGTGTCGGTTTGTCAAACTTATCGGCCAGCATGGATTCCCGCCTTAG
- the surE gene encoding 5'/3'-nucleotidase SurE has protein sequence MLILLSNDDGIHAEGLKVLAKELSSVARVVIAAPDGEQSASSHSITLHRPLRVVRMARDLYAINGTPTDCVTLGVHEILKGKGGSPKKPDLIISGINCGANLGDDVHYSGTVSAAMEGALLGIPSAAFSLVTLGEKKNYFRTASRFALKLARRLTRYHLPRGIMLNVNVPNRPSASAARITKLGKRNYGEIIFEKIDPRGKKYYWIGGNEKSFVNIPGSDCNAIQAGHISITPLQVDMTHYPLFEELRGLRF, from the coding sequence TTGCTGATCCTTCTCTCCAATGATGACGGCATCCATGCCGAAGGACTCAAGGTCCTGGCGAAGGAACTCTCGTCCGTGGCGCGTGTGGTGATTGCGGCGCCGGATGGTGAACAGAGTGCCTCCAGTCATTCAATCACATTGCATCGGCCCTTGCGTGTGGTGAGGATGGCCAGGGATCTTTATGCCATCAACGGGACGCCCACCGATTGTGTGACTCTGGGGGTTCATGAGATTCTCAAAGGGAAGGGCGGTTCACCCAAGAAACCGGATCTCATTATTTCCGGAATTAACTGTGGGGCCAATCTCGGGGATGATGTCCATTATTCCGGAACCGTTTCAGCCGCCATGGAAGGGGCCCTACTGGGGATTCCGTCTGCCGCTTTCTCGCTGGTCACCTTGGGTGAAAAGAAAAATTATTTTAGGACCGCCTCCCGTTTTGCCCTCAAGCTCGCCCGGAGACTCACCCGTTATCATCTACCACGGGGGATCATGCTCAACGTGAATGTTCCCAATCGCCCCTCGGCCTCCGCGGCCCGGATCACCAAGCTCGGGAAAAGAAACTACGGCGAGATTATCTTTGAAAAAATCGATCCGCGCGGTAAAAAATACTACTGGATCGGCGGCAACGAGAAAAGTTTTGTTAACATTCCAGGGTCTGACTGCAATGCGATTCAGGCCGGCCATATCTCCATCACTCCCCTGCAGGTGGATATGACTCATTATCCACTCTTTGAAGAACTAAGGGGCCTCAGGTTTTGA
- a CDS encoding MerR family transcriptional regulator, translating to MRQVKIPDKLYFKIGEVAKIFSLEPYVLRYWETEFKEIEPIKSRAGQRLYRKKDVETVSTIRRLLYDEGFTIEGARRRIRELAKQPQMHIDFADGVSKKTLEKVRSELEELAKILR from the coding sequence ATGCGACAGGTAAAGATTCCGGACAAGCTCTACTTCAAGATTGGAGAAGTGGCCAAGATCTTCAGTCTTGAACCGTATGTTCTCCGTTACTGGGAGACGGAGTTCAAGGAGATTGAGCCGATCAAATCACGGGCCGGCCAGCGGCTTTACCGCAAGAAGGATGTGGAGACGGTTTCAACGATCCGTCGTCTTCTTTACGATGAAGGGTTTACCATCGAGGGGGCGAGGAGGAGGATTCGTGAGCTGGCTAAACAGCCCCAGATGCACATCGATTTTGCGGATGGGGTTAGCAAAAAGACCCTTGAGAAGGTCCGGAGCGAATTGGAAGAGCTGGCAAAGATTTTGAGGTAA
- a CDS encoding integration host factor subunit alpha, with amino-acid sequence MTKAEIIESIYSKIGFSKKESAEIVEMVFDTIKETLEKGEKIKISGFGNFVVRQKRPRVGRNPQTGEEIEISARRVLTFRPSQVLKSALNHKS; translated from the coding sequence ATGACCAAGGCTGAAATCATCGAGTCGATCTATTCCAAGATCGGCTTTTCGAAAAAAGAGTCGGCTGAGATTGTCGAAATGGTATTCGATACGATCAAGGAAACCTTGGAGAAAGGGGAAAAAATCAAGATTTCCGGCTTCGGCAATTTTGTCGTCCGGCAGAAGAGGCCTCGGGTCGGACGAAATCCGCAGACCGGTGAGGAGATTGAGATTTCAGCCAGGAGAGTTCTGACCTTCCGGCCGAGCCAGGTGTTGAAATCAGCATTGAACCACAAGTCATAA